One Littorina saxatilis isolate snail1 linkage group LG10, US_GU_Lsax_2.0, whole genome shotgun sequence DNA window includes the following coding sequences:
- the LOC138979134 gene encoding uncharacterized protein — MKEVSDDDDDDDDDDDDDDDEEEEEEEDEEEEEDDEDDDEEEKEDDDHDDDDDDDDDDDDDDDDDDDDDDDDDDDDDDDDDDDDVDFNTLDGRSQYKAELTQLLAASNHQF, encoded by the coding sequence ATGAAGGAGGtcagcgacgacgacgacgacgacgacgatgatgatgatgatgatgatgatgaggaggaggaggaggaggaggatgaggaggaggaggaagatgacgaggatgatgatgaagaggagaaggaggacGACGatcacgatgatgatgatgatgatgatgatgatgatgatgatgatgatgatgatgatgatgatgatgatgatgatgatgatgatgatgatgatgatgatgatgatgatgatgatgtcgatTTTAACACTCTGGACGGACGTTCACAATATAAAGCAGAATTAACACAATTGTTAGCTGCTTCCAATCACCAATTCTGA